A portion of the Bacillus thuringiensis genome contains these proteins:
- a CDS encoding LTA synthase family protein translates to MKYGSTLFHLPKRNILISSIISSMVTLLVITMLFMILKVFNLDMMKDHLNQKLVLSVMMIFIWGITFYITHFNKKEMSICKASLRVHFILFLLAHTVALFYIVMQVNMSFIETMNWIYIYNMQFILSVVVIYAIYILVYNLIGKVFLSMVLTSCTLVILGIVNYLKLIFRGDPLYPSDFTQITHMQSVIPMVMDYFSWSYIFVIILSIVACIVAGIYMRRYIQNVKIHLGIRALLVVGSIFVLYAYGNFANTFMNKVFQKSGVDFVLWNQNENYASNGFVLGFISNLDTTVMEKPKNYSKENMLQIANDIKKQYSGNIGNEKKKEKPNIIFVMSESFWDPTKVTNLSFSEDPVPNLHHYIENFPGGQTISPTFGGNTANVEFEALTSYSMSLLKPGSIPYQQVITNKKEIPSIPTALKKEGYYTSAIHSFGRTFFKRDDVYKVLGFDKFNADDTMENVDIDGDYISDLAMSKEIIAELEKQKQPTFIHAVTMQNHFPFTEGRFGENLIEISGLENEESKGELETYTEGLRRSDEALQYLIEQLDNLDRPTLLVFFGDHLPSLGTNKSFYKENGYITNEKTPSERLSMAQTPLLMHANFDMPNDNLGLVSPIHFSNLIFDYTGLNKSLFYQFLSELYKEIPVLRDELKVDKNGEVINDLTKKQKEMLEQYKMLQYDLLVGNQYSKDILFK, encoded by the coding sequence TTGAAATATGGTTCTACACTTTTTCATCTTCCAAAAAGAAATATATTAATTTCTAGCATTATAAGTAGTATGGTGACATTATTAGTAATAACTATGCTGTTTATGATTTTAAAGGTTTTTAATTTAGACATGATGAAAGATCATTTAAATCAAAAGCTTGTTTTAAGTGTTATGATGATTTTCATATGGGGCATAACATTTTATATTACGCATTTCAATAAAAAAGAGATGTCTATATGTAAGGCATCCCTGAGAGTGCATTTTATATTATTTTTGCTAGCTCATACAGTAGCATTATTTTATATTGTCATGCAAGTTAATATGAGTTTCATAGAGACAATGAATTGGATTTACATTTATAATATGCAGTTTATATTAAGTGTTGTAGTAATTTATGCAATATATATTCTTGTATATAATTTAATAGGTAAGGTTTTTCTAAGTATGGTTTTAACGAGCTGTACGTTAGTCATTTTAGGTATTGTGAATTATTTGAAGCTTATTTTCAGGGGTGATCCGTTATATCCTTCTGATTTCACACAAATTACGCATATGCAATCTGTTATACCGATGGTGATGGACTATTTTAGCTGGAGTTATATTTTTGTCATTATCTTAAGTATCGTAGCTTGTATTGTTGCAGGGATATATATGAGAAGATATATTCAAAATGTAAAGATTCATCTAGGAATAAGAGCTTTATTAGTAGTAGGATCTATTTTTGTTCTATATGCGTACGGTAATTTTGCGAATACATTTATGAATAAAGTATTTCAAAAGTCAGGTGTAGATTTTGTTTTGTGGAATCAAAATGAGAACTATGCTTCAAATGGTTTTGTACTAGGGTTTATTAGCAATTTAGATACAACAGTTATGGAAAAACCAAAAAATTATTCTAAAGAAAATATGCTTCAAATAGCAAACGATATAAAAAAACAATATAGTGGAAATATAGGGAACGAAAAGAAAAAAGAGAAACCGAATATTATTTTTGTAATGAGTGAATCGTTTTGGGATCCGACGAAAGTAACCAACCTTTCATTTAGTGAAGATCCTGTACCAAATTTACATCATTATATAGAAAACTTTCCTGGTGGACAAACTATTTCTCCTACATTTGGGGGAAATACAGCGAACGTTGAATTTGAGGCATTAACGAGCTATTCAATGAGTTTGTTAAAGCCAGGTTCTATACCATATCAGCAGGTTATTACAAATAAGAAAGAAATTCCATCAATCCCTACGGCGTTGAAAAAAGAAGGTTATTACACAAGTGCAATTCATTCATTTGGTCGCACATTTTTTAAACGTGATGATGTATATAAGGTGTTAGGATTTGATAAGTTTAATGCAGATGACACGATGGAAAATGTGGATATTGATGGAGATTATATTAGTGATTTAGCGATGAGTAAAGAGATAATTGCTGAGTTAGAGAAACAAAAACAACCTACATTTATTCATGCAGTTACGATGCAAAATCATTTTCCATTTACAGAGGGCCGATTTGGTGAAAACCTAATAGAAATTAGCGGTCTAGAAAATGAAGAATCAAAGGGAGAATTAGAGACATATACAGAAGGATTAAGACGTTCAGATGAGGCTCTTCAATATTTAATAGAACAACTAGATAATTTAGACAGACCTACATTATTAGTATTCTTTGGAGATCATCTTCCATCATTAGGAACAAATAAATCTTTTTATAAAGAAAATGGGTATATAACGAATGAAAAAACACCGAGTGAACGTTTATCAATGGCGCAAACGCCGCTATTAATGCATGCAAACTTTGATATGCCAAATGATAATTTAGGTTTAGTAAGCCCAATCCATTTTTCTAATCTTATTTTTGATTATACAGGATTAAATAAATCCTTATTTTATCAATTTTTATCGGAACTTTACAAGGAAATACCAGTGCTTAGAGATGAATTAAAAGTTGATAAAAATGGAGAAGTAATCAATGATTTAACAAAGAAACAAAAAGAAATGTTAGAGCAATATAAAATGCTTCAATATGATTTACTCGTTGGAAATCAATATAGTAAAGATATCCTCTTTAAATAA
- a CDS encoding DUF3986 family protein yields the protein MEYEYDNSVHLHLDYFGTECDMESIAYKRKNEDVWDVYFNFGVYGIQKDDVELGRFMDEYAGHYVFSVHARDLSWEFGSAQFEEWVLKNRIVEKTLQK from the coding sequence ATGGAGTACGAATACGATAATAGCGTACATTTACATCTTGATTATTTCGGGACAGAATGTGATATGGAATCGATTGCTTATAAGAGGAAGAATGAAGACGTATGGGATGTGTATTTTAATTTTGGAGTATACGGTATTCAGAAAGACGATGTAGAGTTAGGGAGATTTATGGACGAATATGCTGGTCATTACGTTTTTTCTGTACATGCTCGCGATCTTAGCTGGGAATTTGGAAGTGCCCAGTTTGAAGAGTGGGTTTTGAAAAATCGGATAGTAGAAAAAACGCTACAAAAATAG
- a CDS encoding ABC transporter substrate-binding protein encodes MKKLIAIFCIMLLAVFTFAACSSKKEGTKEQTQNIRVGEVTHSLFYAPLYVGIEKGFFKDEGLNIDLQTTAGGDKTMTALLSGGIDIALVGSETSIYVHQQGAKDPVINFAQLTQTDGTFLVSRKKLDSFNWNDVKGVTFLGQRKGGMPQMVGEYVLKKNGIDPHKDTNLIQNIEFANIANAFASGTGEFVQLFEPTASILEKEGKGYIVASFGNESGTVPYTTFMAKESFLKKDKAAAEKFTRALYKAQQWVDTHSPEEIADAVSPLFKDTSKDITVKVIERYKKQHSYATNPLLDAEEWKQLQTIMKDAGELQKEVPHEALVNTKIAESVIKK; translated from the coding sequence GTGAAAAAATTAATCGCGATTTTTTGCATCATGTTACTAGCTGTTTTTACTTTTGCTGCTTGTAGTAGTAAAAAAGAAGGTACTAAAGAACAAACTCAAAACATTCGCGTCGGCGAAGTTACCCATTCTCTCTTCTATGCCCCATTATATGTTGGGATTGAAAAAGGATTTTTTAAAGATGAAGGACTAAATATTGACCTACAAACAACAGCTGGTGGCGATAAAACGATGACCGCCCTATTATCTGGCGGAATTGATATTGCTCTCGTCGGTTCTGAAACGTCTATTTACGTTCATCAACAAGGAGCGAAAGACCCTGTCATTAACTTCGCACAGCTTACACAAACAGATGGGACATTTTTAGTTTCACGTAAAAAACTAGACTCTTTTAATTGGAATGATGTAAAAGGTGTTACGTTTTTAGGACAGCGTAAAGGCGGCATGCCGCAAATGGTGGGGGAATATGTTTTAAAGAAAAACGGCATTGATCCTCATAAAGATACAAACTTAATTCAAAATATCGAGTTTGCTAATATTGCAAATGCCTTCGCATCTGGTACTGGAGAGTTTGTACAGCTCTTTGAACCGACTGCAAGTATACTTGAGAAAGAAGGTAAAGGTTATATCGTCGCTTCATTCGGAAATGAATCTGGTACTGTTCCTTATACAACGTTCATGGCAAAAGAAAGTTTCTTAAAGAAAGATAAAGCTGCTGCTGAAAAGTTCACACGTGCGCTCTATAAAGCACAACAATGGGTTGATACACATAGTCCAGAAGAAATTGCTGATGCCGTTTCCCCGCTATTTAAAGACACTTCAAAAGACATAACAGTAAAAGTAATTGAACGGTACAAAAAGCAACATTCTTATGCAACAAATCCACTATTAGATGCGGAAGAATGGAAACAGCTCCAAACTATTATGAAAGACGCTGGCGAATTACAAAAAGAAGTCCCACATGAAGCGCTCGTCAATACAAAAATTGCCGAAAGCGTTATTAAGAAATAG
- a CDS encoding ABC transporter ATP-binding protein, whose protein sequence is MSFLQIRNVSHCFFAKENAKLILEDMSLQVEEGEFISILGPSGCGKTTLLSIIAGLLDPIDGIVFLDGEPITTKTSSMGYMLQQDYLFPWKTIEENIMLGLHIRKIYDEQMKEHTLNLLKQVGLHGVEEQYPRELSGGMRQRAALVRTLATDPKILLLDEPFSALDYQTKLKLEELVFNLLNKYKKTSLLVTHDIEEAIAMSDRIYLLQANPGKIAKTFIVPESIRSLSPLEARHHYDFPALFQDIWKELERLG, encoded by the coding sequence ATGAGTTTTTTACAAATACGTAACGTTTCTCACTGTTTTTTTGCAAAAGAGAATGCCAAACTTATTCTCGAAGATATGAGCTTACAAGTGGAAGAAGGCGAATTTATTTCTATACTCGGTCCAAGTGGTTGCGGTAAAACAACGCTCCTCTCAATCATTGCTGGGCTACTTGATCCAATTGACGGTATCGTCTTTTTAGATGGTGAACCGATTACAACGAAAACATCATCTATGGGATATATGTTGCAACAAGATTACTTATTCCCTTGGAAAACGATTGAAGAAAATATTATGCTCGGACTTCATATTAGAAAGATTTATGATGAGCAGATGAAAGAACATACTTTAAACCTTTTAAAACAAGTCGGTCTGCATGGTGTAGAAGAACAATATCCTCGTGAACTATCCGGCGGTATGCGTCAACGTGCCGCTCTCGTTCGAACATTAGCGACTGATCCGAAAATTTTATTACTAGATGAACCATTCTCCGCACTCGATTATCAAACGAAGTTAAAACTAGAAGAACTCGTTTTCAACTTACTAAATAAATATAAGAAAACATCACTACTTGTTACTCACGATATTGAAGAAGCGATTGCGATGAGTGATCGTATTTATTTACTGCAAGCGAATCCCGGAAAAATCGCAAAAACCTTTATCGTCCCGGAAAGTATCCGTTCTTTATCACCGTTAGAAGCACGCCATCACTACGATTTCCCAGCCCTCTTTCAAGATATATGGAAGGAGCTGGAACGACTTGGATAA
- a CDS encoding ABC transporter permease, translating into MDNIKQLHEQFRKNERRRAWIARSLQLLLLILFFALWEIASKKEWIDPLLFSSPSSIWDLFLTKWIDGSLWVHIWTTLLETGVGFILGTVLGAIIATFLWWMPLLARVLDPYLVVLNAMPKVALGPIIIVIFGPNISSSIAMGVIISIIITILVIYSAFQEVDSNYIKVMDTFGANKWQCYKQVVLPASFPAIISTLKVNVGLSWVGVIFGELLVSKQGLGYLISYGFQVFNFTLVLLSVLLTCVLATLMYVFVEAFEKILIGKRKRS; encoded by the coding sequence TTGGATAATATAAAACAACTACATGAACAATTTCGAAAGAACGAACGCAGACGCGCTTGGATTGCTCGCTCGCTACAACTTTTACTACTTATTCTTTTCTTTGCACTATGGGAAATAGCTAGTAAAAAAGAATGGATTGATCCTTTACTCTTTAGCTCTCCTTCGAGTATTTGGGATCTCTTCTTAACGAAATGGATCGACGGTTCACTTTGGGTCCACATATGGACGACATTACTGGAAACAGGAGTAGGCTTCATTCTCGGAACAGTACTTGGTGCTATTATTGCCACGTTCCTTTGGTGGATGCCACTTCTAGCCCGCGTACTTGATCCTTATCTCGTCGTCCTAAATGCAATGCCAAAAGTTGCACTCGGTCCAATCATCATCGTTATTTTCGGTCCAAACATTTCATCTTCTATCGCAATGGGAGTAATCATTTCCATCATCATTACCATTCTCGTTATTTACAGTGCATTTCAAGAAGTCGATTCTAACTATATAAAAGTGATGGACACATTTGGTGCAAATAAATGGCAATGTTATAAGCAAGTCGTTCTCCCTGCATCTTTTCCAGCAATTATCTCAACGTTAAAAGTAAACGTTGGTTTATCCTGGGTCGGTGTTATTTTCGGAGAACTTCTCGTTTCCAAACAAGGACTTGGCTACTTAATTAGCTACGGATTCCAAGTCTTTAACTTCACACTCGTCTTACTTAGCGTACTACTCACATGTGTTCTTGCAACTCTTATGTATGTATTTGTTGAGGCATTTGAAAAAATTCTAATTGGAAAAAGAAAAAGAAGCTGA
- a CDS encoding HAD family hydrolase, producing the protein MIRAILFDLDGTLLDRRQSLEQFICEQYNRFSSHLMSIEKSEYCSQFLELDNNGYTWKDKVYATLLSEYNITTLTQEQLLHDYITNFQHHCIPFKNTHELLQQLKQRNIKIGIITNGFTEFQMSNLRALHIHTYTNTILVSEAEGIKKPHPEIFERALQKLDVKAEECLYVGDHPENDVLGSEQVGILGVWKKDSFWGDFKHSRIVDDLLEVLSFLEVEIKTQ; encoded by the coding sequence ATGATTCGTGCAATCTTATTCGACTTAGATGGAACACTATTAGATCGGCGCCAATCTTTAGAACAATTTATTTGTGAGCAATATAATCGCTTCTCCTCACATTTGATGAGTATAGAGAAATCAGAGTATTGTTCTCAATTTCTTGAACTCGATAATAATGGCTATACGTGGAAGGATAAAGTATATGCTACTCTCCTTTCCGAATACAACATTACTACTTTAACGCAAGAGCAACTGCTACACGACTATATTACAAACTTCCAACATCATTGTATTCCTTTCAAAAACACGCATGAACTACTTCAACAGTTAAAACAGCGAAACATTAAAATTGGTATTATCACAAATGGTTTTACTGAATTTCAGATGAGCAACCTTCGAGCACTACATATACATACGTATACAAACACCATTCTCGTTTCAGAAGCTGAAGGAATTAAAAAACCTCACCCTGAAATTTTCGAACGTGCTTTGCAAAAACTAGATGTTAAGGCAGAAGAATGTCTTTATGTTGGAGATCATCCAGAAAACGATGTGCTTGGTTCTGAACAAGTAGGAATTCTTGGTGTTTGGAAAAAAGATTCGTTTTGGGGTGATTTTAAGCATTCACGTATCGTAGATGATTTGTTGGAGGTGCTTTCGTTTTTAGAGGTGGAGATAAAAACACAATAA
- a CDS encoding DUF3267 domain-containing protein → MENRKETTVAVSMVKLNVYAFLIIFVLAFGISFLHALLSGGVQVEITLPTVFLFISAMIVLVCIHEAIHLIGFRYIGGVPWSELKWGVNWKLGVAYAHSKQAVTVKQMKKVLMLPFLPTGILPIVLGLAMNLEPLSFLGILLTAGCIGDIALYQKVSKFPDDAQVIDHPSKPQFTVYE, encoded by the coding sequence ATGGAGAATAGAAAAGAAACGACTGTTGCTGTGTCTATGGTTAAATTAAATGTCTATGCATTTCTTATAATATTTGTTTTGGCATTTGGAATTAGTTTTTTACATGCACTTCTTTCAGGCGGGGTTCAAGTTGAAATTACGTTACCAACTGTGTTTCTTTTTATTAGCGCAATGATTGTTCTCGTTTGTATTCATGAGGCAATACATTTAATTGGCTTTCGCTATATCGGAGGTGTTCCGTGGAGTGAACTAAAATGGGGCGTTAATTGGAAATTAGGTGTTGCATATGCTCATTCTAAACAGGCGGTTACAGTAAAGCAAATGAAGAAAGTGTTAATGCTTCCGTTTTTACCAACTGGAATTTTGCCAATTGTATTGGGATTAGCTATGAATCTGGAGCCACTCTCATTTTTAGGAATTCTACTAACAGCAGGTTGTATCGGCGACATTGCCTTATATCAAAAAGTTTCAAAATTTCCAGATGATGCGCAAGTGATAGATCATCCGAGTAAACCGCAGTTTACAGTATATGAATAA
- the mutTA gene encoding antimutator 8-oxo-(dGTP/GTP)ase has product MYKFKDYYHNTVQLSFERYPFSPEPKHVWVVCRYGDQWLLTHHLRRGLEFPGGKVELGETPEEAAVREVHEETGGIVSDLTYLGQYKVSGKDKIIIKNIYFATISAVEEHTHYEETKGSVLLKDIPDNIKTNRKFSFIMRDDVLARTMKHIEEIGCFTK; this is encoded by the coding sequence ATGTACAAATTTAAAGATTATTACCACAACACTGTACAATTATCGTTTGAACGTTATCCATTTTCTCCTGAGCCAAAGCATGTTTGGGTTGTATGCCGGTACGGGGATCAATGGTTATTAACGCATCATTTACGTCGCGGTCTTGAATTTCCAGGTGGTAAAGTAGAACTAGGGGAAACACCGGAAGAAGCGGCAGTTCGAGAGGTTCATGAAGAAACCGGCGGCATAGTTTCTGATTTAACTTACTTAGGACAATATAAAGTATCTGGAAAAGACAAAATAATCATTAAAAACATTTATTTTGCAACAATTAGTGCGGTAGAAGAACATACGCATTACGAAGAAACGAAAGGGTCTGTTTTATTAAAAGACATTCCTGACAACATTAAAACGAATAGAAAATTTAGCTTTATAATGCGCGACGATGTATTGGCGCGTACGATGAAACATATAGAAGAAATCGGCTGTTTTACGAAGTAA
- the ytzI gene encoding YtzI protein, translating to MFKILIIGIIIVLIILVLSIMTINKGYAYKHSVDKLEDNPYTKKNKED from the coding sequence ATGTTCAAAATATTAATTATCGGTATTATCATCGTCCTAATCATCCTTGTACTCTCCATCATGACAATTAATAAAGGCTACGCTTATAAACATTCGGTCGATAAACTAGAAGATAATCCTTATACAAAAAAGAATAAGGAGGATTGA
- a CDS encoding DUF3953 domain-containing protein, which yields MLRILRITIALTVIVMSAIGLYTGQNNFLPLSQFLLGALMFLIAFEQIKKKESGTGVICIAAGAFSWIVLIITYIK from the coding sequence ATGCTTCGTATACTCCGCATCACAATCGCACTCACGGTGATCGTTATGTCGGCAATTGGATTATATACAGGTCAAAATAATTTTTTACCTCTTTCACAATTTCTATTAGGGGCTTTAATGTTTCTCATCGCATTTGAACAAATAAAGAAAAAGGAGTCCGGAACTGGGGTTATTTGTATCGCTGCTGGAGCATTCAGTTGGATTGTTCTCATCATTACCTACATAAAATAG
- a CDS encoding DUF3953 domain-containing protein, translated as MIKGVRITLSLIALCIAIYGFFTSNREIMPYMFISLGVMGLTISLEEILKRQTGGSVLALLAGAAALFIGFTEIFR; from the coding sequence ATGATAAAAGGAGTACGGATTACTTTATCACTTATTGCTTTATGTATAGCAATCTATGGATTTTTTACTAGTAATAGAGAAATAATGCCGTATATGTTTATCTCTTTAGGAGTTATGGGCCTCACCATAAGTTTAGAGGAAATATTAAAACGGCAAACAGGAGGTAGTGTGCTCGCTCTACTAGCAGGTGCCGCTGCTTTATTTATTGGTTTCACAGAAATATTCCGATAA
- a CDS encoding YczI family protein has protein sequence MLKNIQIIIATIALSLALFSFFANFTILLPYVFILLSIMCILFGIDEIKEQQKTKAFVYFLCSAFVLYVGVSSILS, from the coding sequence ATGTTAAAAAACATTCAAATTATAATCGCCACTATCGCTCTTTCTCTCGCCCTATTTAGCTTCTTTGCAAACTTCACTATTCTTTTACCTTACGTGTTTATCCTTTTAAGTATTATGTGTATCCTTTTTGGAATCGATGAAATAAAAGAGCAGCAAAAAACGAAAGCATTTGTTTATTTTCTCTGTTCTGCCTTTGTTTTATATGTTGGAGTGTCTAGTATACTTTCATAA
- the luxS gene encoding S-ribosylhomocysteine lyase LuxS, with amino-acid sequence MPSVESFELDHTIVKAPYVRHCGVHNVGSDGIVNKFDIRFCQPNKQAMKPDVIHTLEHLLAFNLRKYIDRYPHFDIIDISPMGCQTGYYLVVSGTPTVREIIDLLELTLKDAVQITEIPAANETQCGQAKLHDLEGAQRLMNFWLSQDKDELEKVFG; translated from the coding sequence ATGCCATCAGTAGAAAGCTTTGAATTAGATCATACGATTGTAAAGGCACCTTATGTAAGACATTGCGGAGTTCACAATGTAGGTAGTGACGGTATTGTAAATAAATTTGATATTCGTTTCTGCCAACCGAATAAACAAGCAATGAAACCAGATGTTATTCATACGTTAGAGCATTTATTAGCATTTAATTTACGTAAATATATTGATCGTTATCCGCATTTTGATATTATCGATATTTCACCGATGGGCTGCCAAACAGGATATTATCTTGTAGTGAGCGGAACACCGACAGTACGAGAAATCATTGATTTATTAGAATTAACATTAAAAGATGCGGTTCAAATTACAGAAATTCCAGCTGCAAATGAAACGCAATGTGGTCAAGCGAAGCTTCACGACTTAGAAGGAGCACAACGCTTAATGAACTTCTGGTTAAGCCAAGATAAAGATGAACTTGAGAAAGTGTTTGGATAA
- the yidD gene encoding membrane protein insertion efficiency factor YidD has translation MKQIFIGIIRFYQKFISPMTPPTCRFYPTCSHYGLEAFQKHGALKGFWLTCKRILKCHPFHPGGFDPVPDKKDDKVNS, from the coding sequence ATGAAACAGATTTTTATTGGGATTATACGCTTTTATCAAAAGTTCATTTCTCCGATGACACCACCAACTTGCCGCTTTTATCCGACTTGTTCTCATTACGGATTAGAAGCGTTTCAAAAACATGGTGCACTCAAAGGCTTTTGGCTTACTTGTAAGCGTATATTAAAATGTCACCCTTTCCACCCGGGAGGATTTGATCCTGTCCCAGATAAAAAGGATGACAAAGTAAATTCTTAA
- a CDS encoding beta-class carbonic anhydrase translates to MKSLEEILQYNEKFVEEKKYEEYETGKFPNKKMVIISCMDTRLVELLPKAMNMRNGDVKIIKVAGAVISHPFGSIMRSILVAVYELGADEVCVVGHHDCGMAKIQASSTIEKMKERGITNEKLDTLRYSGIDLERFLQGFSSVEESVEHSVSILRNHPLLPEEVPVHGLVIDPDTGKLDLVVNGYDN, encoded by the coding sequence ATGAAGTCATTAGAAGAGATTTTACAATACAATGAAAAATTCGTTGAAGAGAAAAAATACGAAGAGTATGAAACAGGAAAATTCCCGAATAAAAAAATGGTAATTATCTCTTGTATGGATACTCGTCTTGTTGAATTATTACCAAAAGCAATGAATATGCGTAACGGTGATGTGAAAATTATTAAAGTAGCAGGAGCTGTTATCTCACATCCATTCGGAAGTATTATGCGTAGTATTTTAGTTGCTGTATATGAACTTGGTGCTGATGAAGTTTGTGTAGTTGGTCACCACGATTGCGGTATGGCAAAAATTCAGGCAAGCAGTACAATTGAGAAGATGAAAGAGCGCGGTATAACAAATGAGAAATTAGATACACTCCGTTATTCTGGAATCGATTTAGAAAGATTCCTACAAGGATTCTCTAGTGTAGAAGAAAGTGTAGAACATAGCGTATCGATACTTCGCAACCATCCATTACTTCCAGAAGAAGTACCTGTTCATGGTCTTGTTATAGATCCTGATACAGGAAAATTAGATTTAGTTGTGAATGGTTACGACAATTAA